Below is a genomic region from Hydrogenimonas thermophila.
AAGTTTCAGTTTCAACTTGATTCATCAAGTTTTATCAGTTTACTTGTAATTCCCATTCAATAATTTATATTATTTATATAAAAAAACCTATTTTAAAAGTAAAATTTACTATTTTTACAGCATTTAAGTTTCAATTTAATCAGTAGGGATTATAATCAAGTGAACTATAAGTTTAAGGAGAAAAATATGGCAAGAGTAGTTGTTTTAGGGGGTGGAGTATCAGGTCATACTGCAGCTACATTTCTAAAAGATTGGTTGGGTAGCAACCATGAAGTAGTTGTAGTAACACCAAACAGTAAATGGAACTGGATTCCATCCAACATATGGGTTGGTGTTGGAAAAATGAAAAAAGAAGATGTTGTTTTTGATCTTGGACCTGTATATGCAAAAGCTGGAATTGACTACAGACAAGCAAAAGCTATCTCTATTCATCCTGAAGGAAGTAGTGAAAGTGATTCTCCATTTGTAACTATAGAGTACACTGGTCAAAACAAAGAAGGTGAAAAAGAAGAAATTACTTACGACTATTTAATTAATGCAACTGGTCCTAAACTAAACTTTGCTGCTACGGAAGGACTTGGACCACATGGAGGTCATACTGTATCTGTTTGTACTGCTGATCATGCTGTTCATGCAAATGAAGAGTTGCAAAAATGTATTGCAAAAATGAAAGCTGGTGAAGAGCAAACTTTTGTTATAGGTACAGGGCATGGAATGTGTACATGTCAAGGTGCAGCATTTGAGTATATATTTAATATAGATTATGAGCTTCGTGCTGCTGGAGTACGCGATAAAGCAAAATTGGTTTGGTTGACAAACGAGTCATTCCTTGGCGACTTTGGTATGGGTGGAATGCATATAAAACGAGGTGGTTACATTGCTTCTAGTAAAATTTTTGCTGAATCTCTATATGCTGAGCACAATATAGAGTGGATTTTAGGTACACATGTTACTAAAATTGAAGAAGGAAAAATATATTACGAAACACTAACTGGTGAAACTGGTGAGCAAGAATTTGACTTTTCAATGCTAATTCCTCCATTTGGTGGTGTTGGTTTAAAAGCATACGATAAAGAAGGTACAGATATAACTGATAAAGTATTTGCACCAAATGGCTTTATGAAAGTAGATGCTGATTATACTCCAAAACCATATGAAGAGTGGAAAGCATCTGACTGGCCAAAAACTCTTCAAAATCCAGACTATAAAAACATGTTTGCAGTAGGTATTGCTTTTGCACCTCCTCATTTAATGTCTAAACCTATGAAAAATCCAAATGGAACACCAATTAACCCAACTCCTCCTAGAACAGGTATGCCTTCTGCAATGATGGGTAAGGCTGTAGCTGGTACAGTAAGAGATATGATTCTTGAGGGTGCTAAAGAACCAACTCACACTGCAAGTATGGCTGAAATGGGTGCAGCTTGTGTTGCATCAGCAGGTAGTAGTTTGATCAATGGTAAAGCAGTATCTATGACTGTTTACCCTATTGTTCCAGACTATGAAAAATATCCTGGAGTAGGACGTGATTTAGAGTATACAACTGGAGAGATTGGTCTTGCAGGACACTGGATCAAATATCTGTTACACTATGCATTCTTGTGGAAAGCACAGCTTAAACCAGGTTGGAAGATAATTCCAGAATAAAAAATAAAATAGAAAGGATATTAAAATGGCAAATGAGCACATTCAACATCTAGACCCTTATAGTCCACAATCAGGAACAATGATTCCAGGAGGCTTGGTAAAGTTTCTTAGAACGAATATTATATATCAAATTATTCGTTTTCTTGTAATCAATATAAGAATGACAAAATTGATTCTTAAATCTCACCACTAATCAAAATCAATCAAAGGTGCCTTGTGGCTCCTTTGATGCTTACTTCTAATTTAATATCTCTACATTTCTTTTAGTTAAGTAATACTACAATGATTGAATGAAAAAAATAATCTTTATAATATTTTTACTGCAACTATATTTAATTGCAGAAAAAGGAATTGTAATGTCAAAAAATTATGAGAAAGCTACATTAGGTGGTGGATGTTTCTGGTGCCTTGAAGCTGTTTTTGAAAATGTTAAAGGTGTTGAAGATGTAGTAAGCGGCTATGCTGGCGGTCATATTAATAATCCAACTTATGAAGCAGTATGTTCTGGAACTACTGGTCATGCAGAGGTTGTTCAAATTACTTATGATCCAACTATTATAAGCTTTAAAGATATTCTTGAAATCTTTTGGAAAATACATGATCCTACAACACTCAACCGCCAAGGTGCAGATGTAGGAACACAGTACCGTTCTGTTATCTTTTATCATGATGAAAAGCAAAAAGAGATAGCTGAAGAGAGTAAAGCAGAAGCACAAAAAAACTTTACATCACCAATAGTTACTGAAATCTCTCCTCTTCAAACTTTTTGGAAAGCGGAAGATTATCATCAAGACTATTTTAAAAATAATCCTAATCAAGGATATTGTCAGGTAGTTGTTGCACCAAAAGTAGAAAAATTTCAAAAAACATTCAAAGAATTAGTAAAGTGAAAGGAGATTACAATGGCTGAAAAAATGATAGAGTTAGAAGTTAAAGTAACAATGGAAGAGATGAAGAAAATTGGAGAGTTTTGCCGTCAAGAGGGAGTTAATTTTTCAGAGTGGATGCGTAAATTAGCACTAAAAGAGATTGAAAACAAAGAGAAAGAAAAAAGAGACTCAAAATCTTAAGAGTCTCTTTTTAGAGTTTAAACTCCATTTCAACTTGTTTGGCAACTAAAAAGCCTTTTGGTGTCAACTCGCCATCAGAAATATACCCTTCATTTTTTAAACTTTTTGCAAGCTTCTTCCCCTCTTTCATTGTAAATAACCGGTTGTTTTCAAGTATAGCCAATATATCACGTAATCCTTCACCCTCTTCTTTTTTAAGCATAGCAAGCAGTATTACTTTCTCTTCAGTACTCATTGAACAGCTCTTTCCTAACTTTTTAAATCGATAAAAGTATAGCACAATACATAAGCTAATACTCTAAAATTTTATAGTTGAATTTTCATTAAAATATTTAAAAAAAAGTGTTGAAGTGCTGACAATAAATAGTCCTAGTCCCCATCCGGCTAACACATCTGACAACCAGTGTACATTCAAATAAACTCTTGAAAAACCTATCAATAAAGGCCATATAAAAATAAAGCTTATAAAAAATTTTTTAACACGACTATTTTTAATATACTCATTAAAAATGATAAAAACAAGAAGTGACAACACAACAGAAAGAGTAGCATGCCAAGATGGAAAAGCATAACTGTTGATATCAAGCAGTCCATTATCAGGACGATTTCGCATTATATAAATTTTAAAAAAATATGTACTTATCGTAGCAGTAACAATTGTAAAAAGATAAAATAGTAAAGCTTTAAACCTTTTTTTATTGATCAAGTATATAGATACAATTATTGAAATAATTAAAACTGATTCTACATTATTTAAATATGTAACTATTATAAATAGTTGATCAAAAAAAGTTGAGTGATACTGAAAAAGTATCTCTGCTGTTTTTTTATCAAAATAAGGTAGTGGGTCATTCGATATAATCAAATACATTGAGACAAAAAGAAGTAATCCCAAAAAGCTTAAAACTTTCAATTATTAATATCTTTCAATATCTTTTTTGTAACATTACGACCAGTTTCAATAACCTCTTCAGCTTTATGAAAATCTATTGTATTACAAACATCCATAGGAATATTGATCATTATATCTGGTGGATACCCACTAATTCTATAACGTGTTAGTGCATCTTGCATTGTATCTAATGTTTTATCCAATACATCCAACATTGAAAATTTTGGTGCAGATACTATTTTTGTATCAGGTCTTGGTTTAGAGATATCCCCATATAAGTTAACGGCTATTGTAACATCAGTATGATCAGCGTTGGTAGGTGCAACAGGAAGAGGATTTAAGGCACCACCATCAATAAGGATCATATTTCCCATTTTTACAGGTGTAAAAATAGAAGGAATTGCAATAGAGGCACGAATAGCTTTAAGCAAATCTCCCTGCTGAAACCACACCTCCTTTTTCTTTACTAAATCTGTTGCTACTGCTGTAAATTTGATAGGAAGGTCTTCAATTTTCTGCTCTCCTATCATAGTAGAAAGCTTCTGAAAAACCTTTTCACCTTCTATAATTCCACCACGAGAAAAAGAGATATCAAGCAAAGTAGCTATATTGATAGCATTAAGTCCTGTTACCCAATTTTTATACTCTTCAAGTTTACCACAAGCATACAATCCGCCAACCAAAGCACCCATTGAAGAACCACTGATCGCTACTATCTCATAACCACTCTTTTCAAGCTCTTCAATTACTCCAATATGAGCATAACCACGAGCACCACCACTACCTAATACCAATGATACTTTTTTCTTCATAATAATTTCATGCTTTCATACCTTTTAAAAACTCTTCAAGAACTACAGATGCACTCTCTTCAAGTTTTTCATCATAATTTATCCAATACTCAATATACCCCATTGTAAATGCATTAAACAGATAAGCAAGTTTCATATAGTTTTTCTCTTTAAGTGGCTCAATTTTGTCAAGCCTTTCAAAAAGTTCAGCTAAAAATTCAAAAATGGGTTTAACTGGATCGTTTTTTTGAGTATTCATTTTAAAAAAGAAGAGTGGATCACCAATAACTGGATCCTCTATAGCTTTTCTTTTAGCTGTAAATACATCAAATTTCAATTTTACATATGTCTCAAGACATAATTTTGGTTGGGATAATGAAGAACAGTTCTCAACTAACATATTATGAAAGAGTCTGATCTGATAAGCAATATATTCGTAAAAAAGCTCATCTTTTGAAGAGAACAGTTTGTAAAGTGCTCCAACAGAAATGTTAAGTCTGTTTGCAATATCTTGCATTTTAACACTGGAAAATCCATCATTTTCAAATATTTTAGATATCTCTTCAAGAACAAGATTCTTTTTTGTCTCTAAAACTTTCTGTCTAATAATATCTCTCACAAATACTCCATAGAAATTAGATCTAGTACTGATATTATATCAGATGTTCTTAAACTTGAATAAGATAATATTTTCGTGAATATAATTCACTTTAAGGAAAATGAATGTCAAAACGTATAGGAACTTTCATTATTATAGGATTAATACTATTTTTTTCATATATTGGTTACTCTTATCTTCATTACCGTTCAGTTAATGCCGTAAGTGATGCTGCATTTATCAAAAGCGATAAAATATCTACCTTAAGTTTTAAAGTTGGTGGAAAAGTAATTGAAATGAAAAAACTTGAGAATGAAGAGGTAA
It encodes:
- a CDS encoding NAD(P)/FAD-dependent oxidoreductase: MARVVVLGGGVSGHTAATFLKDWLGSNHEVVVVTPNSKWNWIPSNIWVGVGKMKKEDVVFDLGPVYAKAGIDYRQAKAISIHPEGSSESDSPFVTIEYTGQNKEGEKEEITYDYLINATGPKLNFAATEGLGPHGGHTVSVCTADHAVHANEELQKCIAKMKAGEEQTFVIGTGHGMCTCQGAAFEYIFNIDYELRAAGVRDKAKLVWLTNESFLGDFGMGGMHIKRGGYIASSKIFAESLYAEHNIEWILGTHVTKIEEGKIYYETLTGETGEQEFDFSMLIPPFGGVGLKAYDKEGTDITDKVFAPNGFMKVDADYTPKPYEEWKASDWPKTLQNPDYKNMFAVGIAFAPPHLMSKPMKNPNGTPINPTPPRTGMPSAMMGKAVAGTVRDMILEGAKEPTHTASMAEMGAACVASAGSSLINGKAVSMTVYPIVPDYEKYPGVGRDLEYTTGEIGLAGHWIKYLLHYAFLWKAQLKPGWKIIPE
- the msrA gene encoding peptide-methionine (S)-S-oxide reductase MsrA; this encodes MSKNYEKATLGGGCFWCLEAVFENVKGVEDVVSGYAGGHINNPTYEAVCSGTTGHAEVVQITYDPTIISFKDILEIFWKIHDPTTLNRQGADVGTQYRSVIFYHDEKQKEIAEESKAEAQKNFTSPIVTEISPLQTFWKAEDYHQDYFKNNPNQGYCQVVVAPKVEKFQKTFKELVK
- a CDS encoding phosphatase PAP2 family protein; translation: MKVLSFLGLLLFVSMYLIISNDPLPYFDKKTAEILFQYHSTFFDQLFIIVTYLNNVESVLIISIIVSIYLINKKRFKALLFYLFTIVTATISTYFFKIYIMRNRPDNGLLDINSYAFPSWHATLSVVLSLLVFIIFNEYIKNSRVKKFFISFIFIWPLLIGFSRVYLNVHWLSDVLAGWGLGLFIVSTSTLFFKYFNENSTIKF
- a CDS encoding patatin-like phospholipase family protein gives rise to the protein MKKKVSLVLGSGGARGYAHIGVIEELEKSGYEIVAISGSSMGALVGGLYACGKLEEYKNWVTGLNAINIATLLDISFSRGGIIEGEKVFQKLSTMIGEQKIEDLPIKFTAVATDLVKKKEVWFQQGDLLKAIRASIAIPSIFTPVKMGNMILIDGGALNPLPVAPTNADHTDVTIAVNLYGDISKPRPDTKIVSAPKFSMLDVLDKTLDTMQDALTRYRISGYPPDIMINIPMDVCNTIDFHKAEEVIETGRNVTKKILKDINN
- a CDS encoding TetR/AcrR family transcriptional regulator, whose protein sequence is MRDIIRQKVLETKKNLVLEEISKIFENDGFSSVKMQDIANRLNISVGALYKLFSSKDELFYEYIAYQIRLFHNMLVENCSSLSQPKLCLETYVKLKFDVFTAKRKAIEDPVIGDPLFFFKMNTQKNDPVKPIFEFLAELFERLDKIEPLKEKNYMKLAYLFNAFTMGYIEYWINYDEKLEESASVVLEEFLKGMKA